One Roseimaritima multifibrata DNA window includes the following coding sequences:
- a CDS encoding DUF1501 domain-containing protein translates to MQIDSSISRRQLFQTCGVGVGKVALASLLMKGSAEASNVDVPASFATPQAPKAKRVIYLFMAGAPSQLDLFDYKPKLQELAGQPLPPSVIDGQRYAFIQPDAAVLAPQFPFAKHGQSGAELSDRLPHLANIVDDLAFVRSVHTDQFNHAPAQLLVNTGGPIPGRPAMGSWLSYGIGSEADDLPAFVVLNSGGALSGGASMWSSGFLPSQHQGVPFRSSGDPILHVGNPEGIDSRMQRKSLDLIADLNRRRYEVTKDPEIVSRINAYEMAFRMQSRAPELMDYSQESAETLEMYGAEPGNSAKGFANHCLLARRMAERGVRFIQVYHGGWDHHSNVAGGVKAQCQQTDQAAAALVSDLKQRGLLEDTLVVWGGEFGRTPMVEASAALGRSQGRDHHPQAFTMWFAGGGIRPGQTIGATDELGFHVTERPVHVHDIQATILYQLGIEHEKLTFNFAGRPFRLTDVHGKVVKELV, encoded by the coding sequence ATGCAAATCGATTCATCGATTTCTCGACGCCAATTGTTTCAAACCTGTGGGGTTGGTGTTGGCAAAGTCGCTTTGGCTTCGCTTCTGATGAAAGGAAGTGCGGAGGCATCTAATGTGGACGTGCCCGCTTCGTTTGCGACGCCGCAGGCTCCGAAAGCGAAACGAGTGATCTACTTGTTTATGGCCGGGGCGCCTAGTCAGTTAGATCTGTTTGACTATAAACCGAAACTGCAGGAGCTGGCCGGACAGCCTTTGCCTCCGTCGGTGATCGATGGTCAACGGTATGCGTTCATCCAGCCCGATGCGGCTGTGTTGGCACCGCAGTTTCCTTTCGCAAAACATGGTCAATCGGGCGCCGAATTGTCGGACCGTCTGCCGCACTTGGCAAACATCGTCGATGACCTGGCCTTTGTCCGTAGCGTGCATACCGACCAGTTCAATCATGCGCCCGCACAGTTGTTGGTGAACACCGGCGGTCCGATTCCAGGACGTCCAGCGATGGGTTCTTGGTTGAGTTACGGGATCGGCAGCGAAGCGGATGACCTACCCGCGTTTGTTGTGCTGAATAGCGGTGGGGCGCTTAGTGGTGGCGCTTCGATGTGGAGCAGCGGGTTTTTGCCGTCGCAGCATCAAGGGGTTCCGTTCCGGTCCTCTGGTGATCCAATCTTACATGTGGGTAATCCAGAGGGCATCGATTCCCGGATGCAACGAAAGTCGCTGGATTTGATCGCCGATCTGAATCGCCGCCGGTACGAAGTGACAAAGGATCCAGAAATCGTCAGCCGGATCAACGCCTATGAAATGGCTTTTCGGATGCAGTCACGGGCTCCGGAGTTAATGGATTATTCGCAAGAGTCGGCCGAGACGCTTGAAATGTACGGCGCGGAGCCGGGGAATTCGGCGAAGGGATTTGCCAACCATTGCTTGTTGGCTCGTCGGATGGCGGAACGTGGCGTCCGTTTCATCCAGGTCTATCATGGCGGCTGGGATCACCATTCCAACGTCGCTGGCGGAGTGAAAGCTCAGTGTCAGCAAACCGATCAAGCGGCCGCTGCATTGGTTTCGGATTTGAAGCAGCGAGGATTGCTGGAAGATACGCTGGTGGTGTGGGGAGGCGAATTTGGGCGGACTCCGATGGTCGAGGCGAGCGCTGCACTGGGGCGAAGCCAAGGCCGGGACCATCATCCTCAGGCGTTCACAATGTGGTTCGCGGGGGGCGGCATCCGCCCCGGGCAAACAATCGGCGCAACGGATGAACTTGGTTTCCACGTGACCGAACGACCGGTTCATGTTCACGATATTCAAGCAACGATTCTGTATCAGTTGGGCATCGAACACGAGAAACTAACGTTCAACTTTGCAGGTCGCCCCTTCCGCTTGACCGATGTGCATGGCAAGGTCGTGAAAGAACTGGTCTAG